In Bacteroidales bacterium, the genomic stretch AAAATTAAATTTATATTTTCTTTAATTGCATTATTTAAGAATTCGATTTTTTCTTCTAAAGCTAAAATAGGCAATATATCAACAGATGAAATCCAAACTGGCTGTATGTGTGGAATAGACGGAATGAAATCAGCGGAGTACAACCATTTTTGCCCGTTAGAATTTATCAGAGGCAGCATTTGTCCTAATGTGTGCCCATCGCGTAATAACACATAAATGTCGGGAATTATTTCCACTTCTTTTTCAACAAAACGAATTAGCCCTTTGTCGAAAATTGGCAAAATATTGTCGTTGAAATAAGCGGCTGTTTCGCGTTTGTTTGGATTTAATGCTGAATTCCATTGTTTTTTACTAACCCAATGATTTGCTTTTGGGCAAACGATTTCCGCTTCTCCACTTTCATTTATATTAACCGCTCCTCCACAATGATCGTCGTGCAAATGAGTGAAAATCACATCTGTAAAATCTTCAGCATTATAGCCGGCGTTTGAAATAGCTTGTTTTAATGGAGTTTTTTCGATAAAATATTTGTATTGATAATATTTTTCATTTCTCTTATTGCCAAAACCTGTTTCTATCAGGATTAATCTGTTATTGTTTTCAATAATTAAGCAGCGATTAGAGATTGGGATTAAATTGTTTTCGCTTACCGAATAAAAATTACTCCAAATAGATTTTGGTATTACTCCAAAAGCAACGCCAGCGTCAATTTGCCATAGTTCTGTGATTATAGGAGTTATTTTCATACTTATTTTGCAAAAATTATTTTCCACACATCTTGCAGTTGTGATGCTGGTAAAATGTTAATTCCAAGCCCTTTTGGTAAAGATTTTTTGTTTGCGGAAGAAATAATTATATTGTTAAAACCTAATTTGCTTGCTTCAGAAATTCGTTGTTCAATGCGGTTTACAGGTCGAATTTCTCCAGAAAGACCAACTTCAGCTGCAAAACATGTTTTATTATCAATAAT encodes the following:
- a CDS encoding MBL fold metallo-hydrolase — encoded protein: MKITPIITELWQIDAGVAFGVIPKSIWSNFYSVSENNLIPISNRCLIIENNNRLILIETGFGNKRNEKYYQYKYFIEKTPLKQAISNAGYNAEDFTDVIFTHLHDDHCGGAVNINESGEAEIVCPKANHWVSKKQWNSALNPNKRETAAYFNDNILPIFDKGLIRFVEKEVEIIPDIYVLLRDGHTLGQMLPLINSNGQKWLYSADFIPSIPHIQPVWISSVDILPILALEEKIEFLNNAIKENINLIFEHDFYNEAAKIEKDIKGFAGSQIKIH